The genomic DNA AAATAAAATAGGAGAAAAAATTGGAAAAGAGATAAAAATTAAAAATATCGCTTTTGATGGATTATTACCAGCGCTTCAAACAAATAAAATAGATTTAATAATTGCTGGTATGACAGTGACAAAAGAAAGAGAAAAATTTGTAGATTTTTCAAAGGATTATTTTATAGCTAATCAAGTTATTGTGGTTCCAGAAAATGAAAATACTATAATCGATATGGAGTCATTAAAAAATAAAAAAGTAGGAGTAGTTCTTGGATATACAGGAGATTTAATGGTATCAAAAGTTGAGGGAGTAAATAAAATTCAGTATAATTCAGCTCCATCTTCTATTATGGCTTTAAAAGGTGGAAAGATTGATGCTATGATATTAGATTCAGCTCCAGCTCAAAGTTATGTAGCAAAAAACAAAGGATTAAAAATAATTAATATAGATACTGAAGTTGAAAAATATGCAATAGCAGCAGGAAAAAATAATCAAAATCTTATCAATGAAATAAATAAAGCTTTAGATGAAATAAAATCACAAGGAATCTATGATGAATTAATAATAAAACATTTTAATTAGGAGATGATGAATAATTAACAAAAACGTTGGCGAACAACCTTAAATGTGTAAAGATATGTTCGAGGTGAGAAAGTGAAAAGTTATAGGGTATCTTCCTTTAAATTCAGAGATTACATCTTGCACTATTACAAAAAAAGCTGATAAATATTTTATTTCTATATTAGTCAAAGAAGAAGTTAAAATTTGTAATCCAGAGAAAATAGATGGTATCGGTGCTGATTTGGGAATAAAAGAACTAGCT from Candidatus Cetobacterium colombiensis includes the following:
- a CDS encoding basic amino acid ABC transporter substrate-binding protein is translated as MKKILGVLLLVLMGTISFTKEVLYVGTNAEFAPFEYMKDGEIVGFDIDLINKIGEKIGKEIKIKNIAFDGLLPALQTNKIDLIIAGMTVTKEREKFVDFSKDYFIANQVIVVPENENTIIDMESLKNKKVGVVLGYTGDLMVSKVEGVNKIQYNSAPSSIMALKGGKIDAMILDSAPAQSYVAKNKGLKIINIDTEVEKYAIAAGKNNQNLINEINKALDEIKSQGIYDELIIKHFN